A part of Marinomonas rhizomae genomic DNA contains:
- the ppsA gene encoding phosphoenolpyruvate synthase, with protein sequence MSKFIKWFKDLHMEDVGEVGGKNASLGEMISNLTDLGIQVPNGFATTSYAYQSFITESGLDEKIHQALDALDVDDVHALAETGVKIRQWIEDASFSAEFDREIEAAFATLCDDNAEETSFAVRSSATAEDLPDASFAGQQETFLNVKGLADIKASIKRVFASLFNDRAISYRVHQGFEHQGVSLSAGIQKMVRSDIGASGVLFTLDTESGFDEVVFITAAYGLGEMVVQGTVNPDEYYVHKPTLAANRPAVVRKSLGSKAQKMEYAEAESDDEFVKIVPVALDDQNRFALTNDEVQDLARQACIIEKHYQRPMDIEWAKDGIDGKIYIVQARPETVRSQANAQSMERYNLKKTSQVMITGRAIGHKIGTGAVKVLSSITEMDRIQPGDVLVTDITDPDWEPIMKRASAIVTNRGGRTCHAAIIARELGIPAVVGCGDATDVLQDGQVVTVSCAQGDMGFVYQGELPFDIITSEVGNMPELPVKIMMNVGNPNRAFDFAMLPNAGIGLARLEFIINRMIGIHPKALLNYAEMTPALQEEINHRIAGYNSPVEFYVDKLVEGVATLACSFSQKPVIVRLSDFKSNEYHNLVGGPLFEPDEENPMLGFRGAARYIDDSFRDCFALECEAIRRVRNDMGLTNVQIMIPFVRTLEEAQQVTELLAEQGLARGENGLKVIMMCELPSNALLADEFLEYFDGFSIGSNDLTQLTLGLDRDSGLIADKFDERNPAVKKLLKMAITACREQGKYVGICGQGPSDHADFADWLVAQGIESMSLNPDTVIETWLHLDEVLKNTELNNKAI encoded by the coding sequence GTGAGCAAGTTTATTAAGTGGTTTAAAGATCTTCATATGGAAGATGTCGGCGAAGTTGGCGGTAAAAACGCCTCTTTAGGTGAAATGATTTCTAACCTGACAGACCTTGGCATTCAAGTGCCAAACGGTTTCGCAACCACTTCCTATGCTTATCAAAGCTTCATTACTGAAAGCGGCCTAGACGAAAAAATCCATCAAGCACTAGACGCATTGGATGTAGACGATGTTCACGCCCTTGCTGAAACAGGCGTTAAAATTCGCCAATGGATTGAAGACGCTTCTTTCTCTGCTGAGTTTGACCGTGAAATCGAAGCCGCCTTCGCAACACTTTGCGACGACAACGCAGAGGAAACCTCTTTTGCCGTTCGCTCTTCTGCCACGGCAGAAGATTTACCAGATGCCTCTTTCGCGGGCCAGCAAGAAACTTTCCTAAACGTAAAAGGCTTGGCAGACATCAAGGCATCAATTAAACGCGTGTTTGCTTCTCTCTTTAACGATCGTGCGATTTCTTACCGCGTTCACCAAGGTTTTGAACACCAAGGTGTGTCTTTATCCGCAGGCATTCAAAAAATGGTACGCAGTGACATTGGCGCTTCTGGCGTCTTATTCACCCTAGACACGGAATCAGGCTTTGACGAAGTAGTTTTCATCACCGCCGCTTACGGGCTTGGTGAAATGGTCGTACAAGGTACAGTTAACCCAGACGAATACTATGTTCACAAGCCAACACTAGCTGCCAATCGCCCAGCGGTTGTCCGCAAAAGCCTTGGTAGCAAAGCACAAAAAATGGAATACGCCGAAGCAGAAAGCGATGACGAATTCGTCAAAATCGTCCCAGTGGCTTTGGATGACCAAAACCGTTTCGCACTGACAAACGACGAGGTTCAAGACCTTGCTCGCCAAGCCTGCATCATTGAAAAACATTACCAACGTCCAATGGACATTGAGTGGGCGAAAGACGGCATCGACGGCAAAATCTACATTGTTCAAGCGCGTCCAGAAACCGTTCGTAGCCAAGCCAATGCCCAAAGCATGGAACGTTACAACCTGAAAAAAACCTCTCAGGTGATGATCACTGGCCGCGCCATTGGTCACAAAATCGGCACAGGTGCAGTAAAAGTTTTGTCTTCTATCACCGAAATGGATCGCATCCAACCGGGCGACGTTCTAGTGACCGACATTACCGATCCAGATTGGGAACCTATCATGAAACGTGCTTCAGCGATTGTCACCAATCGTGGTGGTCGTACATGTCACGCAGCGATTATCGCTCGTGAATTAGGCATTCCAGCGGTCGTGGGCTGTGGCGATGCAACCGACGTATTGCAAGACGGCCAAGTCGTCACCGTATCCTGCGCACAAGGCGACATGGGCTTTGTTTACCAAGGCGAATTGCCATTCGACATCATCACCTCTGAAGTCGGCAACATGCCAGAACTGCCAGTAAAAATCATGATGAACGTGGGCAACCCAAACCGCGCCTTTGACTTTGCCATGTTACCAAACGCTGGCATCGGCTTGGCTCGCTTAGAATTCATCATCAACCGCATGATAGGCATTCACCCGAAAGCCTTATTGAACTATGCAGAAATGACACCCGCGTTGCAGGAAGAGATCAACCACCGCATAGCCGGCTACAACAGCCCAGTGGAATTCTACGTCGACAAACTGGTCGAAGGCGTCGCAACATTGGCGTGCTCTTTCTCTCAAAAACCAGTCATCGTGCGATTATCTGACTTCAAATCAAACGAATACCACAACCTTGTGGGTGGGCCTTTGTTTGAACCAGATGAAGAAAACCCAATGCTTGGCTTCCGTGGCGCAGCTCGCTACATCGACGACTCGTTCCGCGATTGCTTCGCCCTAGAATGTGAAGCCATCCGCCGCGTTCGTAACGACATGGGCTTAACCAACGTACAAATCATGATCCCATTTGTTCGTACCTTGGAAGAAGCACAACAAGTCACCGAACTGCTTGCTGAACAAGGCTTGGCTCGTGGCGAAAATGGCCTGAAAGTCATCATGATGTGCGAACTACCGTCCAACGCCCTATTGGCTGACGAGTTCCTAGAATACTTCGACGGCTTCTCAATCGGCTCTAACGACTTGACTCAGCTAACACTCGGACTTGACCGCGACTCAGGATTGATCGCAGACAAATTCGACGAACGTAACCCAGCGGTTAAAAAACTGCTAAAAATGGCAATCACCGCCTGTCGTGAACAAGGTAAATACGTCGGCATCTGCGGCCAAGGCCCATCCGACCACGCCGACTTCGCCGACTGGTTAGTGGCCCAAGGCATCGAAAGCATGTCTCTTAACCCAGACACAGTGATCGAAACTTGGCTACACCTTGATGAAGTATTGAAAAATACCGAATTGAACAACAAAGCCATTTAA
- a CDS encoding pyruvate, water dikinase regulatory protein, with product MKVYFVSDGTAITAEVFGSAMLSFFDVAVETKSVPFLTTKDQAEGLKQQINLELNSGVALLVFYTISDASIRDIIESCDCHCYNLFGDLLSPIEQALGVKAQPTAQKAHGMKEGVYDGRIDAINYALANDDGASVKNFAEADIILLGVSRSGKTPTSLYLAMQYGIKAANYPITEDDFSTPGLPKVLKDHKKKLFGLTIDAQRLHEIRTGRMAASKYASSRQCRYEVDEVESLYRQERIPYLNSTKLSVEEISTKVMAEMNLVRHRQ from the coding sequence ATGAAAGTGTATTTTGTCTCTGATGGAACAGCGATTACCGCTGAGGTATTTGGGTCGGCGATGTTGTCGTTTTTTGATGTGGCGGTAGAGACAAAAAGTGTGCCTTTTTTGACTACCAAAGATCAGGCAGAAGGGTTGAAGCAGCAGATTAATTTGGAACTGAATAGCGGTGTTGCTTTGCTGGTTTTTTATACGATATCTGATGCCTCTATTCGCGATATTATTGAGTCATGCGATTGCCATTGTTACAACTTGTTCGGTGATTTGCTGTCACCCATAGAGCAAGCTTTAGGAGTGAAAGCTCAGCCTACGGCACAGAAAGCCCACGGCATGAAAGAGGGCGTTTATGACGGTCGGATAGACGCCATAAACTACGCGTTGGCGAACGATGACGGGGCATCGGTGAAGAATTTTGCCGAGGCGGATATTATCTTGTTGGGCGTGTCTCGCTCCGGTAAAACACCGACTAGTTTGTACTTGGCGATGCAGTACGGTATCAAGGCGGCAAACTACCCAATTACCGAAGATGACTTTTCTACACCTGGTTTGCCTAAGGTGTTGAAAGATCATAAGAAGAAGCTATTTGGTTTGACCATAGACGCCCAGCGTCTGCATGAAATCCGAACGGGTCGAATGGCAGCAAGTAAATATGCCTCCTCTCGTCAGTGCCGCTATGAGGTGGATGAAGTGGAGTCTTTATATCGCCAAGAGCGTATTCCTTATTTGAATTCGACAAAACTGTCTGTGGAAGAAATTTCCACCAAAGTGATGGCTGAAATGAATTTGGTACGCCACAGGCAGTAA
- the rnr gene encoding ribonuclease R — MSNKNINDPHKQREASKYDNPVPSREFILEFLATQNKSMGHFDLCKAFSLTGEDEIEALRRRLIAMCRDNQMTSNQNDEYSPILESDLIEGYVQGNKEGHGFLLRQSDDDIFLSARQMQNVMDGDKVKARLSGRSVKGRLDGVVVEVLERKHTQLVGRYYEESRTAFVTPENPRIAQDILITTESGLTPAHGQYVLAEIVSYAERGKPAQGLVKKVLGDFMAPGVEIEVAMHRYEIPNEWPAAVEKQVKNFSTEVAEEDKAHRVDLRDTPFVTIDGEDARDFDDAVYCEKTPGGWKLFVAIADVSHYVKKDTALDEEAIVRGNSVYFPGRVIPMLPEVLSNGLCSLNPDVDRLAMVAEISLTSKGKMRGFKFYEGIIRSHARLTYSKVAKMIADEPEEQGIELRERYASIVSHIDDLNGLYHVLKGARDERGAMEFDTIETRMVFDENSKIEHIIPVERNDAHKLIEECMLCANVAAAELLIKADLPALFRVHEGPKDDRLLTLRTYLGLLGLELTGGTKPTPTDYAALSEAIKDRADARSIQTMMLRSMSQAVYQADNLGHFGLNYEAYTHFTSPIRRYPDLLVHRAIRYLIRGEGRPEVRQAHRVAGSPELKERKIYGYNHADMDGLGDSCSVTERRADEATRDVEAWLKCQYVEQHLGEPFDGVVTAVTSFGLFVELQGLFVDGLVHISGLGQDYFVHDMEHQAIVGERTGRVFRLGDTLKVRVSNVNLEQRKIDLSLDEGSTRPARKKVERTDKTELEMQLAQLPPIELGGRSKPKSAAKVEGDKSKDAKPSKDGKESDGKAKKKRRSPASKGKRIRQKKSGTVSANGKPTTAATKKPKKPKKPKKSNAKPKAKD, encoded by the coding sequence TTGAGTAATAAAAATATTAACGATCCCCACAAGCAGCGAGAAGCGTCTAAGTACGACAATCCCGTACCAAGCCGTGAATTCATTCTAGAGTTTCTTGCCACCCAAAATAAAAGCATGGGTCATTTTGATTTATGCAAAGCGTTTTCGCTGACTGGCGAAGACGAAATTGAAGCCCTCCGTCGTCGTCTCATCGCTATGTGCCGAGACAATCAAATGACCAGCAATCAAAATGACGAATACTCGCCGATTTTAGAAAGTGACCTGATTGAAGGTTACGTTCAAGGCAATAAAGAAGGTCATGGTTTCTTGTTGCGTCAAAGCGATGACGATATTTTCTTATCTGCCCGTCAAATGCAGAACGTGATGGATGGCGATAAAGTCAAAGCCCGTCTTTCTGGTCGTAGCGTTAAAGGTCGCTTAGATGGTGTCGTGGTTGAAGTGCTAGAACGTAAGCACACGCAACTTGTAGGTCGATACTATGAAGAAAGCCGTACCGCTTTTGTGACCCCAGAAAACCCGCGTATCGCACAAGATATCTTGATCACTACAGAATCGGGTTTAACGCCGGCTCATGGTCAATATGTGTTGGCCGAAATTGTTAGCTACGCTGAGCGCGGTAAACCGGCTCAGGGTTTAGTGAAAAAAGTCCTTGGCGACTTTATGGCGCCGGGCGTTGAAATTGAAGTGGCGATGCATCGTTATGAAATTCCTAACGAGTGGCCTGCAGCGGTTGAAAAACAAGTTAAAAACTTCAGCACAGAAGTGGCAGAAGAAGACAAAGCGCATCGTGTTGATTTGCGTGATACTCCGTTTGTCACTATTGATGGCGAAGATGCGCGTGATTTTGATGACGCCGTATATTGTGAAAAAACACCGGGTGGCTGGAAACTGTTTGTTGCCATTGCCGATGTTTCTCATTATGTGAAAAAAGACACGGCGTTAGATGAAGAAGCCATTGTTCGTGGTAACTCGGTTTATTTCCCTGGTCGCGTTATTCCTATGTTGCCAGAAGTACTGTCGAACGGCTTGTGTTCATTGAACCCAGATGTTGACCGTTTGGCGATGGTTGCTGAAATCTCTTTGACATCCAAAGGCAAGATGCGTGGCTTTAAGTTTTATGAAGGCATTATCCGCTCTCATGCGCGCTTAACTTACAGCAAAGTCGCGAAAATGATCGCGGATGAACCGGAAGAGCAAGGCATTGAGCTGCGTGAACGTTACGCGTCTATCGTGTCACATATCGATGATTTAAATGGTTTGTATCATGTCTTGAAAGGTGCTCGTGATGAGCGCGGTGCGATGGAGTTCGATACCATCGAAACTCGCATGGTGTTCGACGAAAACTCTAAGATTGAGCACATTATTCCTGTAGAACGTAACGATGCCCATAAGCTAATCGAAGAATGTATGTTGTGTGCCAACGTGGCCGCAGCAGAGCTATTGATTAAAGCGGATTTGCCGGCTTTGTTCCGTGTTCACGAAGGGCCAAAAGACGACCGTTTGTTAACCTTACGAACCTACCTTGGCTTGCTAGGTTTAGAACTAACAGGCGGTACTAAACCGACGCCAACGGATTATGCGGCACTTTCTGAAGCGATTAAAGACCGAGCGGATGCTCGCAGTATTCAGACTATGATGTTGCGTTCTATGTCTCAGGCGGTATATCAAGCGGATAATTTGGGCCACTTTGGTTTGAATTATGAAGCTTATACGCACTTTACATCGCCAATTCGTCGTTACCCAGATTTGTTGGTGCATCGTGCGATACGTTATTTGATTCGTGGCGAAGGCCGTCCGGAAGTGCGTCAGGCACACCGAGTGGCGGGCAGCCCAGAACTGAAAGAACGCAAAATCTACGGTTACAACCACGCTGATATGGACGGTTTAGGGGATTCTTGTTCTGTGACCGAACGCCGTGCAGACGAAGCTACGCGTGATGTTGAAGCTTGGTTGAAATGCCAATACGTTGAACAGCATTTGGGCGAACCGTTTGACGGTGTTGTTACCGCCGTGACCTCGTTTGGTTTGTTCGTTGAGCTACAAGGTTTGTTCGTTGATGGATTGGTGCATATTTCTGGTCTTGGGCAGGATTACTTTGTTCATGATATGGAACATCAAGCGATTGTCGGTGAGCGCACAGGTCGTGTGTTCCGCCTTGGCGATACGTTAAAAGTTCGCGTGTCTAATGTGAACTTGGAACAGCGTAAGATTGATTTGAGCTTGGATGAAGGAAGTACTCGCCCAGCGCGCAAAAAAGTTGAACGTACCGATAAAACCGAGCTTGAAATGCAATTGGCTCAGTTGCCGCCGATTGAATTAGGTGGCCGCTCTAAACCCAAGTCTGCTGCCAAAGTAGAAGGTGACAAGTCGAAAGACGCTAAGCCATCGAAAGATGGCAAAGAGTCGGATGGTAAGGCGAAGAAAAAACGTCGTTCGCCAGCCTCTAAAGGCAAACGTATTAGACAGAAAAAGTCGGGTACTGTGTCGGCAAATGGTAAGCCAACTACGGCGGCTACTAAAAAACCGAAAAAGCCTAAGAAACCGAAAAAGAGCAATGCTAAGCCAAAAGCAAAAGACTGA
- the rlmB gene encoding 23S rRNA (guanosine(2251)-2'-O)-methyltransferase RlmB: MSDLEWIYGIHAVENALTQQPERVKEVRFQEGRDDKKNQRLVQLCKANKVRYSVVPRKELDQLFTKNKERAVHQGVVAYTTMNKAGSEADLHTLVAGLDETPLIIILDGVTDPHNLGACLRSADAAGAHAVVMPKDNSAPLNATVSKVACGAAESIPVYAVTNLARTMKKLQDQGVWIFGTAGEATQTIYEQDLSIPTAIVMGAEGDGMRRLTREQCDYLVKLPMAGVVSSLNVSVATGVCLYEAVRQRAVKAKG, translated from the coding sequence ATGTCAGATTTAGAATGGATATACGGCATTCATGCTGTGGAAAACGCATTGACTCAACAGCCAGAACGCGTCAAAGAAGTACGCTTTCAAGAAGGCCGTGATGATAAGAAAAACCAACGACTAGTACAGCTTTGTAAAGCCAACAAAGTGCGCTACAGCGTGGTACCACGTAAAGAATTGGATCAGCTTTTTACTAAGAACAAAGAGCGTGCTGTTCACCAAGGCGTTGTGGCTTATACCACAATGAACAAAGCAGGAAGTGAAGCTGACTTGCATACTTTGGTAGCGGGTTTAGATGAAACACCATTGATTATTATCTTAGACGGTGTGACTGATCCGCATAATTTAGGCGCGTGCTTACGTAGTGCAGATGCCGCTGGTGCTCATGCTGTTGTTATGCCGAAAGACAATTCAGCACCCTTAAATGCAACGGTTAGCAAAGTGGCGTGTGGTGCAGCGGAAAGCATTCCTGTTTACGCGGTAACCAACCTAGCTCGAACGATGAAGAAGTTACAAGATCAAGGTGTGTGGATTTTTGGCACAGCAGGCGAGGCAACGCAAACCATTTACGAGCAAGATTTATCTATTCCAACGGCTATTGTAATGGGTGCAGAAGGCGATGGTATGCGCCGTTTGACTCGTGAACAGTGTGATTATCTAGTGAAACTGCCTATGGCTGGTGTGGTTTCTAGTTTGAATGTGTCTGTAGCGACAGGTGTTTGTCTCTACGAAGCGGTGCGTCAACGCGCGGTGAAGGCCAAAGGTTAA
- the cobT gene encoding nicotinate-nucleotide--dimethylbenzimidazole phosphoribosyltransferase gives MFKQFSIQAPSAEISAELQQKIDTKTKPLGALGELESIAFQLGKIQQTLTPDTTKPKMVIFAADHGVVAQGISLFPQEVTPQMVMNFLMGGAAVSVFCEQHKVPLRIVDVGVNAELEAHPLLGNRKVAFASKDFSQQAAMTTNELAQAIQAGVDEANLAIDDGVNLLMFGEMGIGNTCVSSCMMTALIGVNAADSAGRGTGLDHAGVSHKAQVIEQSLKRAEQETGQMMSDWSAQTLAEQVGGFEILAMAGAMLQSAQRQTAFVVDGFICSMALLFAQKVAADVREYAIFAHQSNEKAHKLLLDHLNAEPILSLDLRLGEGSGAILAYPLINSACVFLNKMASFESAGVTDSK, from the coding sequence TTGTTTAAGCAATTTAGTATTCAGGCTCCTTCGGCTGAAATTTCAGCCGAATTACAACAGAAAATCGACACTAAAACCAAACCGTTAGGCGCATTAGGTGAGTTGGAAAGCATTGCTTTTCAGCTTGGTAAAATTCAGCAAACCTTAACGCCAGATACGACAAAACCTAAGATGGTCATCTTTGCTGCTGATCACGGTGTTGTCGCACAGGGAATTAGTTTGTTTCCTCAAGAAGTGACGCCACAAATGGTGATGAATTTCTTGATGGGCGGCGCAGCGGTAAGTGTTTTCTGCGAGCAGCATAAAGTGCCACTGCGCATTGTGGATGTGGGCGTCAACGCAGAGCTAGAAGCGCATCCGCTATTAGGCAATCGCAAAGTGGCGTTTGCGTCTAAAGATTTTAGTCAGCAAGCGGCGATGACAACGAACGAGTTAGCACAAGCAATTCAAGCCGGTGTCGATGAGGCAAACCTTGCTATTGATGACGGTGTGAATTTGTTGATGTTCGGTGAAATGGGCATTGGCAATACTTGTGTGTCCTCTTGCATGATGACAGCGTTAATTGGTGTGAATGCGGCAGACAGTGCTGGACGCGGTACGGGATTGGATCATGCTGGGGTTTCCCATAAAGCGCAGGTTATTGAGCAATCATTGAAGCGTGCGGAACAAGAAACTGGCCAAATGATGTCTGACTGGAGCGCTCAAACGCTTGCAGAACAAGTCGGCGGTTTTGAGATTTTGGCCATGGCGGGTGCAATGTTGCAATCGGCTCAGCGACAAACAGCCTTTGTGGTTGATGGCTTTATCTGTTCGATGGCTTTGTTGTTTGCGCAGAAGGTCGCGGCAGATGTACGCGAGTATGCGATTTTTGCCCATCAATCGAATGAAAAAGCCCACAAGTTACTACTTGATCATTTGAATGCTGAGCCTATTTTGTCTTTGGACTTGCGTTTGGGCGAGGGCTCGGGTGCTATTTTGGCTTACCCATTAATCAACAGTGCTTGTGTGTTTTTGAATAAGATGGCGAGCTTTGAAAGCGCTGGCGTGACGGATTCTAAATAA
- a CDS encoding adenosylcobinamide-GDP ribazoletransferase, giving the protein MKGVIVGLYWQGFKRSLVTYTRIPLKVDWSDDIEHIPAVCFLPWIGLLVGLLSAWPLWFDWSTSLQALLMLLTAVLLTGGFHEDGLMDCCDGLVGGWDKEQRLSIMKDSRIGSYAALSIWFSLTLKWLLLSELLQAIPDSFLGFLYTLSGWCVVHVIARFIPIVLMNTLDYVSMGQSKASSMIAKLTFSQWLVALLPCFLIGILAFNLFYLILTLVLSAVLVFLIRLYLRKKIDGFNGDALGASEQIGEVFVVVCLLVSYS; this is encoded by the coding sequence ATGAAAGGCGTAATTGTTGGTCTATATTGGCAAGGTTTTAAACGCAGTCTTGTCACCTACACTCGAATCCCTCTCAAAGTGGATTGGAGTGATGATATAGAGCACATCCCAGCGGTGTGCTTTTTACCATGGATTGGTTTGCTGGTTGGGTTACTGAGTGCTTGGCCATTATGGTTTGATTGGTCGACGTCTTTGCAGGCGCTGCTTATGTTATTAACCGCGGTGTTATTAACGGGCGGGTTCCATGAAGATGGTCTGATGGACTGCTGTGATGGTTTGGTGGGCGGCTGGGACAAAGAGCAACGTTTGTCGATCATGAAAGATTCGCGTATTGGCAGTTATGCCGCTTTGTCTATTTGGTTTTCTTTGACATTAAAGTGGCTGCTTTTGAGTGAGCTGTTACAGGCTATTCCCGACTCATTTTTGGGCTTTCTTTATACGCTAAGTGGTTGGTGTGTAGTACATGTAATCGCTCGATTTATACCTATTGTACTCATGAATACTCTTGATTATGTGTCTATGGGGCAGAGTAAAGCATCAAGCATGATTGCTAAATTAACTTTTAGTCAGTGGCTGGTGGCTTTGTTGCCTTGTTTTTTGATTGGCATTCTGGCCTTCAACTTGTTTTATTTGATTCTTACCCTTGTCTTGTCGGCTGTTTTGGTTTTTTTGATCCGCCTTTATTTGCGTAAAAAAATTGATGGTTTTAATGGCGATGCATTGGGAGCTAGTGAGCAAATAGGTGAGGTTTTTGTTGTTGTGTGTTTGTTGGTGTCTTATTCATGA
- a CDS encoding histidine phosphatase family protein, whose amino-acid sequence MKLYLIRHPRPEVKTGLCYGDMDVPLADGWEEGAEALKKALSIEFDQESNVCFHSPLSRAAKLAEHISDGKSQVTDALKELDFGDWEGLCWQDIPKQEIDLWANDIVHSAPYNGESLQVVADRVWQWWLAVKDFPMDNCVLVAHSGVIKVFVSMLCQWPLDQCHRIDVGFSSLTEFSVQGDFVMLKRLGAGDWVSSQ is encoded by the coding sequence ATGAAGCTGTATTTGATTCGACACCCAAGACCAGAGGTTAAGACAGGTTTATGTTACGGTGACATGGATGTGCCACTTGCCGATGGGTGGGAAGAGGGTGCTGAGGCATTAAAGAAAGCTCTGTCGATTGAATTTGATCAAGAGTCAAACGTCTGTTTTCACAGTCCCTTAAGTCGTGCGGCGAAATTAGCTGAACATATTTCGGATGGTAAGTCGCAAGTTACGGACGCGTTAAAAGAGCTGGATTTTGGTGATTGGGAAGGTTTGTGTTGGCAAGATATTCCTAAACAAGAAATAGACCTTTGGGCTAACGATATTGTGCATTCTGCGCCTTATAACGGTGAATCACTGCAAGTGGTAGCTGACCGTGTATGGCAATGGTGGCTAGCCGTAAAAGATTTCCCTATGGATAACTGTGTGTTAGTTGCTCATTCCGGTGTTATTAAAGTGTTTGTTAGCATGCTTTGCCAATGGCCCTTGGATCAATGTCATCGAATTGATGTGGGCTTTAGTAGTTTGACTGAGTTTTCCGTGCAGGGTGACTTTGTCATGTTAAAGCGTTTAGGTGCGGGTGATTGGGTATCCAGCCAGTAG
- a CDS encoding trimeric intracellular cation channel family protein translates to MLLYFLGMFGIAAFAVTGVISSGKKDMDLFSVVFLGMVTSLGGGTIRDTVLSVETVYWVEDTSYLWVAFLSSALAFFTVRFIEDRQTVFHYADSFGLALFTVVATDKVLNLGFPPTIAITMGIITGVAGGIIRDILSHRPPLVLGREFYATPAFLGALLLVLLEKNVPTHDFNSIYAVALVFILRVFAIHKDLYYPSWLLYKK, encoded by the coding sequence ATGTTGCTATATTTTTTGGGGATGTTTGGTATTGCTGCGTTTGCAGTAACAGGGGTTATTTCATCCGGTAAAAAAGACATGGATCTGTTTAGTGTCGTGTTTCTTGGTATGGTAACGTCTTTAGGCGGCGGTACAATTCGAGATACGGTGTTATCGGTCGAAACGGTTTATTGGGTAGAAGATACCTCTTATTTATGGGTGGCGTTTTTGTCTTCTGCCTTGGCGTTTTTTACTGTGCGATTTATTGAAGATAGACAAACGGTTTTCCATTATGCGGACTCATTTGGTTTGGCGCTTTTTACCGTTGTGGCGACAGATAAAGTGTTGAACCTAGGGTTTCCGCCAACCATCGCTATCACCATGGGAATTATTACGGGTGTGGCTGGCGGCATTATTCGTGATATTTTGAGTCACCGCCCGCCATTAGTGTTAGGACGAGAGTTTTATGCTACACCAGCTTTTTTAGGGGCTTTATTGTTGGTGCTACTTGAAAAAAACGTTCCGACACATGATTTTAACTCGATTTACGCTGTGGCTTTAGTCTTTATACTAAGGGTGTTTGCGATACATAAAGATTTGTATTACCCGAGTTGGCTGTTGTACAAAAAATAG
- the cobO gene encoding cob(I)yrinic acid a,c-diamide adenosyltransferase gives MKDLSPAQESNEQKAEQAQKNEARLLKKKAVVDQRIAAATEERGVTILLTGNGKGKSSSAFGTMARALGHGQKSAVIQFIKGRKATGEQLFFGSHPLVDFHVMGHGFTWETRNPELEKEAAEQAWALAKGVLSDSSVHFVLLDEITYMYKYGYLNEDDLIAALAARPAHQNVMMTGRTAPRVLLDSVDTHSKIGNERHAFANGVKAQVGIEW, from the coding sequence ATGAAAGACCTTTCCCCAGCACAAGAAAGTAATGAGCAAAAAGCAGAACAAGCGCAAAAGAATGAAGCGCGTTTGTTGAAAAAGAAGGCGGTTGTGGATCAGCGCATTGCTGCTGCGACGGAAGAGCGTGGCGTAACTATTTTGTTAACAGGTAATGGCAAAGGTAAAAGCTCTAGCGCCTTTGGTACTATGGCACGTGCTTTAGGGCATGGGCAGAAAAGTGCAGTGATTCAGTTTATAAAAGGACGTAAGGCGACGGGCGAGCAATTGTTCTTTGGTTCTCATCCATTGGTTGATTTTCATGTGATGGGACATGGTTTTACGTGGGAAACACGCAATCCAGAACTAGAGAAAGAAGCCGCAGAGCAGGCTTGGGCTTTGGCAAAGGGTGTATTGTCTGATTCGAGTGTGCATTTTGTTTTGTTGGACGAAATTACTTATATGTACAAATATGGTTATTTAAATGAAGACGATTTGATCGCTGCGTTGGCTGCTCGTCCTGCTCACCAAAATGTGATGATGACAGGTCGAACTGCACCACGAGTTTTGTTAGATAGCGTTGATACACATAGTAAAATTGGCAATGAGCGCCATGCTTTTGCGAATGGTGTTAAAGCCCAAGTGGGCATTGAATGGTAG
- a CDS encoding tetratricopeptide repeat protein, with product MQDWERLTRQANRAYSNHAFTDAVDLNRQALMEAERSFDEDFYLDAESAVAAAAVSFLNIAESYTALGDFISANTQFECAVNFLQTILNRADMDEDQRSLITRTATHIRFEWELFAQSYSKEVSAQSRALMHSLSNAVSMPVNMVRH from the coding sequence ATGCAGGACTGGGAGCGTTTAACTAGACAGGCAAACCGAGCTTATTCAAATCATGCTTTTACAGATGCTGTTGATTTGAACCGACAGGCATTAATGGAGGCAGAGCGTTCATTCGATGAAGATTTCTATCTGGATGCCGAATCAGCCGTTGCGGCCGCGGCGGTAAGCTTTTTGAATATTGCTGAATCTTATACCGCCTTAGGTGACTTTATTTCCGCTAATACTCAATTTGAGTGTGCGGTCAATTTTCTCCAAACCATTCTTAATAGAGCTGATATGGATGAAGATCAGCGTTCGCTTATCACACGAACCGCGACACATATTCGTTTTGAGTGGGAATTGTTCGCGCAGAGTTACAGCAAGGAAGTATCTGCGCAAAGTCGAGCTTTGATGCACTCACTGTCTAACGCCGTGTCCATGCCAGTAAACATGGTTCGGCATTAA